TGAAGGATCCGACGAAACTCACCAAGCTGATGGAGCGCTTCACCGCCCTGTGGGAACTGGACAATTCCACCGACAACTACGATCCGCTCGCCGTCTTCGGCTCTTCCAGCGGCTACGGTGTCTCCGCAGACCTCCTTCTTTCCATCAACACCCTGAAACTCGGAGGTCGCTGACATGCAGACCGGACTTTACGTAGCCGTTTCCTCTCAGATGGCGCTTGAAAAGCGCATGAACACGCTGGCCGACAACGTCGCCAATGCCAACACCGTCGGCTTTCGTGCAACCGAAGTGAAGTTCAACCAGCTCATCGGTGATAACAAGCCGGCCAAGGTGGCGTTTGTCTCCAAGGGCGAGGAATTCATCAACACCAACAATGGTGGTTTGAATCAGACCGGCAATACCCTCGATTTCGCCATCAAGGGCGAGGCCTGGTTCTCCATCGAAACCCCCGCTGGTCCGGCGCTGACACGCGACGGCCGGTTCACGCTCACCGAAGCGGGCGATCTCGTTACCCTCAGGGGCTATCCGGTCCTTGATGCCGGTGGTGCTGCAATTCAGATCGCCGATGGCAGTACACCCATCAAGGTCGGCGCCGATGGCTCCATCCATCAGAACGGCACCCAGGTTGCAGCACTTGGTCTTTATGAAGCGGATTTCTCGAACGGCTTTACGCGCACAGACAACAGCGCCGTCATTCCGAACACGCAGCCGGAGCCCGTCGTCGATCGCTTCGATGTCGGCGTCATGCAGGGGTATGTCGAGGAATCGAACGTCAACCCCGTTCAGGAAATGTCGCAGCTTATCATGGTTTCCCGCGCCTTCGAAAACATCACCGCGCTGATGCGTGACAGTGAAGGCTCGCTCGACGAAGCCATCAAGACGCTCGGCGGCGCGAAGTAATTCACGCCAAAGAAGGCCAGATATTCCAAACCGCGACGACGAGGCTGCATGCAAAGCGAAAAAATCAGGATCACGACGTCTTCGACTTCGCTTGCCGCGCTGTCAGGCCTTGCCGAACGCTACGCCAATCCCGAATTTTCAATCGCGCCCGGCGGCCATGTCCAGACGATTTCTGCCGGCCACTATACGGTCAGCGGCCTTTCGCGGCACGTCCGTCTTGGAGAATTCGTTGCCCACAAGAGCACGACCGGCATCCACCTGGGCGAAGTGGTCAAGGTTGAGCCCGATCTTGTCTATGTGTGCCCCATCGAGCCGGGTGACCCGATCGGCATCCATGACACGGTGATCCGCAAAGGCGCCTTTCGTATTGCGCCGACCGAATCCTGGTGCGGCCGCACCATCAATTCGCTGTGCGAGCCGATCGATGGCGGCGGACCGTTGCTGCAGGGTGACAAGCGCCGCTCGATCTCCAACACGGCCCCGCCCTCGATGACCCGCAAGCGTGTCGAGCATGGTTTCAAGACCGGCGTGCGCGCCATCGATATCTTCTCGCCGCTCTGCCTTGGCCAGCGTCTCGGCGTCTTCGCCGGCTCTGGCGTCGGCAAGTCGACGCTGCTGTCGATGCTTGCCCGTGCCGATGCCTTCGACAAGGTGGTGATCGCGCTGGTCGGCGAACGTGGCCGTGAAGTGCGCGAATTCATCGAAGACACGCTCGGCGAAAACCTGAAGAAATCCGTCGCCGTTGTCGCAACCAGCGACGAAAGCCCGATGTTGCGCAAGATGGCGCCTCTGACCGCCGTCACCATTGCCGAGCACTACCGCGACAAGGGCGACAATGTGCTGCTCATCGTCGATAGCGTGACACGCTTTGCCCACGCGATCCGTGAAGTCGCTACCGCCTCCGGAGAGCCACCGATCGCCCGTGGCTATCCGGCCTCCGTCTTCACCGAGCTGCCGCGCCTTCTCGAGCGGGCCGGACCAGGGCCTGAAGGCACCGGCACGATTACGGCGATCATCTCCATCCTCGTCGATGGCGACAACCACAACGACCCCATCGCCGACTCGACCCGCGGTATTCTCGACGGTCATATCGTCATGGACCGAAGCCTGGCGGAGGAGGGGCGCTATCCTCCGATCAACCCGCTGGCCTCCGTGTCGCGTCTTGCGCGCAAGGCATGGACGCCGGATCAGGAAAAACTGGTCGGGCGGCTGAAATCGCTTATCCATCGCTTTGAGGAGACCCGCGACCTGCGCCTTATCGGCGGCTATCGCGCTGGCAGTGACCCCGATCTCGATATGGCGATCAAGCAGGTGCCGGTCATCTACGACATTCTGAAGCAGACGCCGGGAGAGCGCCCGGCTTTCGACGCGTTCACCGATCTTGCCAGTGCGCTGAAGGCCGCTGCCGGTATGGGTGGAGCGGGTGGTGCCGCGAGGGCAAGGGGATGAAGCAGCAAATGACCGACTACGATGCCGACGAAATCGTGCCGCAGCGCAAGCGCAAGGATCGTGTTCCCCTGATCGACAAGGCTCTGGGCGCTACCGGTATCGTGCTTGCAGGCCTTGCCACCTTCTTCCCGTGGTACGCTTTTCTCAATCAGGAAAAATTTTCTCTGCCGACGCTTTGGCAGGGTAGTTCCAAGGAAATTCCGGGACATACCGGACAGCCCGGTCTTGCCGCGTCGCCGCTTGCGATGACCGACCCGCAGACACGCGCCGCAGTCGACCAGCTGGTGACCGCGACGGTCCCGGCCACAGGTGAAGATCTGCAGCCGGCGACCTCTCAGGATGGTCCCGGCCAGCCGTTCCCGGCCGCTTCCGGCTTCCGCTTGATGCATGTTGCCAATGGCCGTGCGCTCGTCGAGGACAAGAACGGCCTCTATATCGTCAATGTCGGCGGTGTGCTGCCCGACAACAGCCGCCTCTCCACCCTGGAGCAGCGCGACGGTCGCTGGGTGATGATCACCTCCAAGGGTGACCTTATCCAGGCCGATTGAGCGCGGTTCATCGCGCCAGCAATTCTCCTGAATTCCGACATGGAGCCGGCACGCGCAAACGCAGTGGCCGGACCACCGCGTTGCGCGGTTGCATCGCTTTCCACCCGGATTTCAGGGCTTGCGGCGGGAATGCACCGTTCGCAACAGTCTGACGCAAGATTGCCGTCATAGGTTCCAGGCAACAAGCATGGAGTCGCATGATGCAACCTATACAGCTCTTCGATCTCGCGTCGCGGCAGGCGCAATGGCTGGCAGTTCGCCAGAACGTCGTCGCGGGCAATATTGCAAACGTCAACACCCCTCACTACGCGTCAAAGGATATCAAATCCTTTGAAAGTACGCTGCAGACGACCGGCATCCAGATGGCGGCGACCCAGCGCGGGCACTTCACCGAAAGCCCTGAAGCGGCCCAGGTGACCGAGACCAGCATGCTCGAAGACACACAGGTCGAGCAGTCCGGCAACAGTGTCGAGCTGGAAAAGGAAATGATGAAAACCGGTGAAATCAAGCGCGACTACGAGCTCAACACCGGGCTCGTAAAGGCGTTTCATCGAATGATGCTCATGACGGTACGGAAATAGAGACCATGGATCCTCTCGTCGCCTCCCTCAAGGTTTCGGCCTCCGGCCTCGAAGCAGAATCGACCCGCCTGCGGATCGTTTCGGAGAATATTGCCAACGCGCGTTCCACCGGCGATGCGCCCGGTACAGACCCCTATCGCCGCAAGACCGTCAGCTTCACGGCCGAAGTCGATCGGATGAGTGGTGCCTCCAGTGTTGCCATCGATCGGCTTGGCACGGACGATTCCGATTTCTCGGTCGAATTCGATCCGGGCAATCCGGCCGCCGACGGAAAGGGCATGGTGAAATTGCCGAACGTCAACGTCCTCGTCGAAATGGCCGACATGCGCGAAGCCAATCGTTCGTACGAGGCCAATCTGCAGACCACGCGCCAGGCGCGCGACCTGATTTCCGCGACAATCGACCTTCTGAGGGCTTCGCAATAATGATCGACGCAATCAAGACCATCAGCTCGGCAATATCAGCCGTCAAGGACCTCACCTCGACCTCTGAAACGTCGGCATCGCAAAGCGTTCTTGGGACCCAGGGCACCGGCACCAGCCAGAGCTTCGCCTCCGTCATGTCCAGCATGGCATCCGATATGGTGACCAACCTCAAGTCGTCGGAAGTCGCCTCCATCCAGGGCATTCGCGGCCAGGCAAACACTCGCGAAGTCATCGATGCCGTGATGAACGCAGAACAGTCGCTGCAGACCGCCATTGCCATCCGGGACAAGGTGGTCACCGCCTATCTCGAAATCGCACGCATGCCGATCTAAAGGATAAAATCCATGAAGGCTCTTGCCATTGCCGCAACCGGCATGAACGCTCAGCAGCTCAATCTCGAAGTCATCGCGAACAATATCGCGAACATCAATACGACAGGCTACAAGCGTGCCCGTGCCGAGTTTTCGGATCTGCTCTACCAGACCGAACGCGCCCAGGGTGTACCCAACCGGGCCAACCAGGCCATCATACCGGAAGGTGCCATGGTCGGTCTTGGCGTCCAGACCTCGGCCGTGCGCAACCTGCATATCCAGGGCAGCCTTGTCAGCACCGGCAACGACCTCGATCTTGCGCTCGTCGGGCGCGGCTGGTTCCAGATCGAAATGCCGGATGGCGAGACTGCCTATACGCGCGCCGGTGCCTTCAACACCAATGCCGATGGCCAGCTCGTGACCATCGACGGCTACACCGTCGTTCCGGGCGTCACCGTGCCGCAGAATACGAGCGAGATCACGGTCAGCGCCTCCGGCCAGGTTCTTGCCCGCATCGGTAACGACACTATTCCGCAGCAAATCGGCCAGCTGACGATCGCAAACTTCGTCAACGAAGCCGGTCTTGAGCCTCAGGGCGACAATCTCTTCAGGGAGACCCCGGCTTCGGGCGATCCCGTGATTGGCACACCCGGCGATCCTGGCTTTGCCCAGATCAAGCAGAAGTACCTCGAAGCGTCCAACGTCGATCCGGTCAAGGAAATCACCGACCTGATCTCGGCCCAGCGCGCCTACGAAATGAACTCGAAGATCATCCAGGCAGCCGACGAAATGGCCGCCACGGTCAGCAAGAATCTCCGGTAAGAGAAGGAAAGGCAGACATGACGTTTCGCCGGCTAGATCAAGAGTCGAATGTGCCGGTCGCCGTGGCTCACAGGGCTTCGCGCCTCCGCCGGCTGTCTGTTGCCGTCGCGTTCTGCGGCGCGTTTCTGCCCTGCGGCTTGGCCCTGGCGGAAAATCCAATGGCGGTCATTCCGAAAGAAACGATTTATCCCGGCCAAGTCATCAATGCGAGCAGCCTGGAGACGGTGGAAGTCACCAACCCGAACCTCACGGGTGATTATGCCCATTCCGTCCAGGACGTGGTCGGCAAGATCACCAATCGCACGCTTCTCGCCGGTCGGGTCATTATCGTGTCTGCTCTGCGCGACCCCTATGTGGTCGAACGCGGCAAGGCCGTCCGTATCGTCTATTCCAACGGCCCGCTGACGATTACGGCGGGCGGCGCCCCGTTGGAGAACGCCGCCATCGGTGACCTGATCCGGGTCCGCAACACCGACAGCGGCATCATCGTCCAGGGGACCGTCATGCAGGATGGCACAATCCAGGTGGTGGCAAAATGAGAACTTTTCTTGGCAAATGGCTGGTCGCACTGGCCGCCGTCTGCTCAATCGCGGTTACGCCGGTTGAAGCCGCCTCGCGCATCAAGGACGTCGCCTCACTGCAATCCGGCCGCGAAAACCAGCTGATCGGCTATGGTCTGGTCGTCGGCCTCCAGGGAACCGGCGACAGCCTTCGGTCTTCGCCTTTCACCGAGCAATCGCTGCGCGCCATGCTGCAGAACCTGGGCATCTCGACCCAGGGCGGTGATTCTCGTTCGAAGAATATCGCGGCCGTACTCGTGACGGCCAACTTGCCGGCTTTCGCAAGCCCCGGCAGCCGCATGGATGTGACCGTCGGGTCGCTTGGCGATGCGACCTCTCTGCGCGGCGGTACGCTGGTCATGACTTCGCTTTCGGGCGCTGATGGCCAGATCTACGCTGTAGCGCAGGGCTCCGTCGTCGTAACCGGCTTCAATGCCCAAGGCAGTGCTGCCACCCTGAACCAGGGCATCACGACGGCCGGTCGCGTTCCAAACGGCGCCATTATCGAGCGTGAACTGCCTTCCAAGTTCAAGGATGGCTTCAACCTCGTGATGCAGCTTCGCAACCCCGACTTTTCGACGGCGGTGGGCATGGCTGAGGCGATCAACCGCTATTCGAAGGAACAGTTCGGTGGCCGTATCGCCGAAGCGCGCGACAGCCAGACCGTGGTGATCGACAAGCCGAAGATGGCTGATCTTTCGCGTCTCATGGCCGACATCGAAAATCTTGTCATCGAGACAGACGTTCCGGCCCGTGTCGTCGTCAACGAACGAACCGGTACGATCGTCATCGGTCAGGATGTGCGCATTTCCCAGGTTGCAGTCAGCTACGGCACCTTGACCGTGCAGGTTACGGAAACGCCGACCGTCGTGCAGCCGGAACCGTTCTCACGCGGCCAAACAGCCGTTGAGCCGAATACCACCATCCAGGCATCCCAGGACGGTGGCACTGTCGCGATCCTGAACGGTTCCAACCTTCGCACGCTCGTTGCCGGTCTCAACAGCATCGGGGTGAAACCGGACGGTATCATTTCCATTCTTCAAGGCATCAAGACTGCGGGTGCCCTACAGGCGGAGCTCGTGTTGCAATGATTGCACATCTTTTCTCGACATCTGCAGGCCGTGGCCGTCGTTTCTCCATCCTTGCCGCCGGTTGCTTGATGCTCGCCATTCCAGGCGCATTCGCTCAGGAAGTCGCCGCACCCGCCGCAGGCGTGCCGGCCAATGGTGATGAGATCCAGCAGTTCTGCACCAACATCGCCGATGCCGCCCGCGACCAGCGTTACGTGCTTCAAAAGCAGAACCTGGAAGAGCTGCAGGCCAAGGTCGACGAACGTATCGCCACGCTCGAAAAGCGCCGCACGGAATATCAGGACTGGCTGAAACGCCGGGATGATTTCCTCAAGGAAGCGGAACTTGGTCTCACCGACATCTATAAGAACATGAAGCCGGATGCCGCCGCCGGCCAGCTCGAGCTGATCAATCCTGCGGTTGCCGCTGCGATCGTCATGCGGCTGCCGCCCCGCCTGTCCAGTCTGATCCTCAGCGAGATGACCAGCGAAAAGGCCGCGGTGCTTGCCAATATCATTTCCAGCGCAAGCAACCCGAACACTTCCAAGGAGCCGTCATGAATATCCGCTTTCCGGCCTTGATTGCCGCCGCCGGTCTCCTTGCTGGTTGCCAGAATCAGGCGATCAACGAAATAGGCCGTGCGCCGGCCATGAGCCCCATCGGCAGCGGTCTGCAATATGCGCAGACCCCTCAGATGGCGATGTACCCGAAGGAGCCGCGCGCGGTCTCCAGCGGCTATTCGCTTTGGAGCGACAACCAGGCAGCCCTGTTCAAGGACGCACGTGCGCTCAATGTCGGTGATATTCTGACGGTGGATATCCGCATCGACGACAAGGCCACCTTCGACAACAAGACCGAGCGCAGCCGCAAAAACGACAGCGGCTTCAATATCGGGGCGAATGGCAAGTCGCAAACCAGCGACGGCTTTGGCTGGAGCGGTGGCCTCAACTACGATTCCAATACCTCCACCAAGGGTGACGGCTCCACTGAGCGCTCTGAAAAGCTGGTGCTGCAGGTCGCGGCGGTTGTCACAGGTGTGCTTGAGAATGGCAATCTCCTGATCAGCGGCTCTCAGGAAGTCCGCGTCAATCACGAGATGCGCATCCTGAATGTCGCCGGTATCGTTCGGCCCAAGGATGTCGATTCCGACAACAAGATTTCCTACGAAAAGATCGCCGAAGCGCGCATCTCCTACGGCGGCCGTGGTCGTCTGACGGAAGTGCAGCAGCCGCCTTACGGCCAGCAGATCATGGACCTTATTTCGCCGATCTGATCGACAGGCCGGGAATAGTCCCGGCCTGATCTGCCCCCTTTCCGGATGACAAGCATGGATGAGCTCGAAACCGCGACACTCGCACAGAAGAAGCCCTCGATGATCATGACCGTTGCTGCAATCGGCGTTGTTACGCTGCTTGCGGCAGGCGGCGGCTGGTTGGTTGGCGGCATCGCCGCTCCCAAGCCCGTCACTGTCGAGGAAGCGAAGGCCCTGGAAGAGGTGCGCAAGGCTGCCGAAGAGAAAAAGACGGCTACCCAACAGGCCGAAGCAGGCGGTGGTCACGAATCCGGCAAGAAGGAAGAAGGTCTGCCGCGCGCTGCAACCGAGGCCAATGGCATTTTGCAGCTTGAGCCGATCACCACCAATCTTGCCTATCCGACCGAAAACTGGATCCGGCTGGAATTGGCGTTACTTTTCAACGGCCCACCCGACGCACCGATGGCCGAGCAGATCCATCAGGATATCGCGGCGTATCTGCGGACCGTGTCCCTCCAGCAGATCCAGGGACCACGCGGATTTCAATATCTCAAGGATGACATTCAGGAACGGGTTGACCTTCGCTCCGAAGGGCGCGTAACCAATATTATCTTCAGGACCTTTGTAATCCAATGATTCGCCCATGATCCGGACCATCGCATTCATAGCCGCCATGGTGGCGATGTCGGGTATTGCAGGAGCTCAAGGGTTCCCCAGCGATCTCCTGAACACGCCTATCGACGGCTCGGTCGCGTCCTGGATTATCAGAACCTTCGGGCTTCTCACGATCCTTTCGATCGCGCCCGGGATCCTGATCATGGTGACGAGCTTTCCGCGCTTCGTCATCGCGTTCGCCATCCTGCGCACGGGCATGGGACTTGCAACCACGCCCTCGAACATGATCATGGTCAGCCTTGCGCTGTTCATGACGTTCTACGTGATGGCGCCGACCTTTGACCGGGCCTGGAAGAATGGCGTCGATCCGCTCCTGCAGAACCAGATCACGGAGCAGGAGGCGCTGACGCGCATCTCCGATCCTTTCCGCGACTTCATGGTGGCGAACACCCGGGACAAGGATTTGCAGCTCTTCATCGACATGGCGCGGGAGAAGGGGCAAAATCTCGTCGTCAATGGGCAGGTCGATCTGCGTGCCGTCATTCCGGCCTTCATGATCTCGGAAATCCGGCGCGGCTTCGAAATCGGATTCCTGATTATGTTGCCGTTCCTCGTCATCGACCTTGTCGTGGCGACCATCACGATGGCGATGGGCATGATGATGCTGCCGCCGACATCGATATCGCTCCCCTTCAAAATCCTCTTCTTCGTCTTGATCGACGGATGGAACCTGCTTGTGGGCAGTTTGGTGCGATCCTTCAATTGATCGGCATCGTGGTTAACGGCGCATCAACAAAATGCCGGTCGCAAATTCGTACGGTTTGCTTAGCTATTTGAAATAGCTTTCTCATTTAAATATTCGAATGGTCGAAAATTCGATCTCAAAACATTAGCTATTTCTAACGTTATGGCCGGACTTAAACAAATCGCAATGTTTGGCTGCGATATTGCCAACACATGACGGGTTTGGCCTGCCTACAGATCAGGGAGCCGAGTGGCATGATGCCGAACCGCCATCACCGGTAAATAATGAAGTCCGGTATGTCCCCCTAACATTTGTATTTCGTACCCAGAGGGACAATTCCTATGACAAGCATCCTGACAAACTCTTCTGCGATGGCAGCTCTCGCAACGCTGCGCTCCATCAACTCCGACATGGAAACCACTCAGGGCCGTATTTCTTCGGGCCTGCGCGTCGGAAGCGCTTCTGATAACGCTGCTTACTGGTCGATCGCAACGACCATGAAGTCGGACAACAAGGCGCTCTCCACGGTTCAGGACGCACTCGGCCTCGGCGCTGCCAAGACCGATACGGCCTACACCGGCCTGGATAATTCGATCAGCATCGTTTCCGAAATCAAGGCGAAGCTCGTTGCTGCTCGCGAGCCGGGCGTTGACAAGCTGAAGATCAACAAGGAACTGACCGAACTGAAGAACCAGCTGGTTTCGACGGCTCAGTCGGCTTCCTTCTCGGGCGAAAACTGGCTCTACAACGATTCTACGGTCGCTCTCGGCACCAAGGAAATGGTTGGCTCGTTTACCCGCTCTGCCGGTGGCATCGTCACGGTTGGTACCCTTGAATTCGACGCTTCTACGTCGGTTCTGATCGATACGGAAGAGGCGGATAACGGCGCCCTGACGAAGGGTGTCGAGACTTTCGAGGCTGACGGCACGACGTCAAGAGGCGTCTACTATCTGCTCGACGTTGCCTCGACCACTGCCGCGACTGCAACCGGTGCAGCCGAAGTTGCACTCACTGCAACGACGACAGACACCGAAGTAGAAGGCATGATCAGCTCGGTTGACGCGATGCTGACCCAGCTGACCGACTCTGCTGCAACGCTTGGTGCGACCAACTCGCGCATCACGATGCAGGACGACTTCATGGCCGACCTGATGGACGTTATCGACAAGGGCGTTGGCCGCCTCGTCGATGCCGACATGAACGAAGAGTCGACCCGCCTCAAGGCGCTCCAGACCCAGCAGCAGCTCGGTATCCAGGCGCTCTCGATCGCTAACTCCGACAGCCAGAACATCCTGTCGCTGTTCCGTTAATCGAAAACGGCGCGGGCGGGCCATCCCCCCAAACGGCTCGCTTGCGACCTACAAAAAACCGCATCTCGAAAGGGATGCGGTTTTTTCTTTGTCCTCAGAAATTACTTTTTATCCTTACTCTTCCTTAACCATGTTGGTGTTTTCTATGCCCATCGAAACAGCGGGTTAACCAAGAAATTTAACGCGTTAGCAAGCATGATGCTGGTCGCTGTTTCCCGGTAACGACCGGAGTGCCCTCCAATTTTATCTGTTCAAAAGGGGCAGTTTACGATGACGAGCATTCTCACCAATTCCGCTGCAATGGCGGCACTTTCCACCTTGCGTTCGATCAATGACGGCATGGAAACCACCCAGGGCCGTGTATCTTCCGGTCTGCGCGTTGAAACCGCTGCTGACAACGCTGCTTACTGGTCGATCGCAACGACCATGAAGTCGGACAACAAGGCGCTCTCCACGGTTCAGGACGCACTCGGCCTCGGCGCTGCCAAGACCGACACGGCCTACACCGGCCTTGAAAACTCGATCAACATCGTTTCCGAAATCAAGGCGAAGCTCGTTGCTTCCCGCGAGCCGGGCGTTGACAAGCTGAAGATCAACAAGGAACTGACCGAACTGAAGAACCAGCTGGTTTCGACGGCTCAGTCGGCTTCCTTCTCCGGCGAAAACTGGCTTTACAGGGACGCTTCCACCATCGCTCTCGGTACGCGCGAAATGGTTGGCTCGTTTACCCGCTCTGCCGATGGCATCGTTTCGGTTGGTACCCTTGAATTCGACGCTTCTACGTCGGTTCTGATCGATACGGAAGAGGCGGATAACGGCGCCCTGACGAAGGGTGTCGAGACTTTCGAGGCTGACGGCACGACGTCAAGAGGCGTCTACTATCTGCTCGATGTTGCCGCTTCTACTGCTGCGACTGCAACCGGTGCAGCAGAAGTTGCACTCACTGCAACAACGACAGATGCTGAAGTAGAAGGCATGATCAGCTCGGTTGACGCGATGCTGACCCAGCTGACCGACTCTGCTGCAACGCTTGGTGCGACCAACACCCGCATCTCGATGCAGGACGACTTCATGGCCGACCTGATGGACGTTATCGACAAGGGCGTTGGCCGCCTCGTCGATGCCGACATGAACGAAGAGTCGACCCGCCTCAAGGCGCTCCAGACCCAGCAGCAGCTCGGTATCCAGGCGCTCTCGATCGCTAACTCCAACTCGGAAAACATCCTGTCGCTCTTCCGTTAAGCGGATAAACGCCAGACAGCATGACATGATCATGCTGACCAGAATCAGGCCGTACCTCTCGCAGGTACGGCCTTTTTCGTTTGTGGCCGGGGCTAAGTAGAAACCTCTCCGAACAACGCGGAGGGAGCCTTCCGTGCAGGTTTTGCTCCTGGAGACCGGGCGTTCTCGATAATCTCCGTCGCCCTTGTCAGGAGGGTTGGGGAGGGGCCGTTGTCAAAGCCTGCGCCTTAAGGTTTCGGCAAGAGATATTTATTTTTGTTCACGAAGATTACCCACTTGCTAACGACCTTAACCGTTTGTTAACCATAGCATCGTTAAGTGTTCCTTAAGAGCGATAGGCTGTCCCTTGGGCGAATTGGGGCAGTTTGCATGACGCTGGTCCCGTCGCTGCCGGTCAATTCCGGAATGTTCCGAAAAACGAACCCAGGGCAAACCACCAATGACCAGCATCATGACCAACACGGCCGCAATGGCCGCTCTCCACACTTTGCGTTCCATCAACAACAACATGGAAGACGTTCAGGCTCGTATTTCCTCGGGCTATCGCGTCGAGACGGCTGCTGACAATGCCGCCTACTGGTCGATCGCGACCACCATGCGCTCGGATAATGCCGCGCTTTCGACCGTGCAGGACGCTCTCGGACTTGGCGCCGCCAAGGTCGATACCTCCTATTCGGCCATGAGCGCGTCGATCGATGTCATTTCCGAGATCAAGGCAAAGCTCGTTGCAGCGCGCGAGCCGGGCGTCGACAAGACAAAAATCAACAAGGAACTGACCGAACTGAAGAACCAGCTCGCGTCGGCGTCTGAATCGGCCTCCTTCTCGGGCGAGAATTGGCTGTACAACGAAAGCACTGATGCGGTCGGTGTTAAATCCATCGTCGCATCGTTCAACCGCTCGACCAGCGGTTCGGTTTCGGTTTCGACCCTCGACTACGACACTTCGACCTCCATTTTGATCGACGTCCAGGATACCTCGCGCGGCCAGCTCACGAAGGGCGTCGAAGTCGTACAGCCGGACACGATCACCGATCCGACTGCGCCGACCACCGCAGACGCGACCTACCACCTGCTCTATGTCTCCGGCAGCACGGCACCGACTGGTTCCAAGCTCGTCGAATTGGCAACCGACACCACCGACGACGATATCGACGGCATGATCAGCGCCGTTGATGCCATGCTGAGCACCTTGACCGATTCGGCCGCGACCCTTGGCGCCATCACCAGCCGCATCGACATGCAGGAAAACTTTGTCGCCAATCTGATGGACGTGATCGACAAGGGAGTCGGCCGTCTGGTCGATGCCGACATGAACGAAGAGTCGACCCGCCTCAAGGCGCTCCAGACCCAGCAGCAGCTCGGCGTACAGGCGCTTTCGATCGCCAACACCAACTCCGAAAACATCCTTCGCCTCTTCCAGCAGTAAGGCGCGAAGTGGCAGACGTCCGGCAGCGATGCCGGACGCAGGCCTCGGGCAGGCCTGGCCATCGCGCAGCCTGCTACGCATTCCACCTTCGCCGCCGGTCATCGGTTGGGGTGGACCGGTTGGACCGCATCGATTGCCCAGGTGCGGTCCAACACCCTACATTTTCGCGCAAGTTTGACCGGTTAGTCTCCACCCGCAGCCATTCCATTCCGGCTGTCAGCGCAAGATGACGCTTTCGCTGCCGCAAGTGCCTTATCCAAGGGCACGGATTGAAAATGTGCGGATCCCGCGCGCCGATCCCGGTGCCACGATCCTCAAGGAGACATC
This genomic stretch from Pararhizobium capsulatum DSM 1112 harbors:
- the flgF gene encoding flagellar basal-body rod protein FlgF, yielding MQTGLYVAVSSQMALEKRMNTLADNVANANTVGFRATEVKFNQLIGDNKPAKVAFVSKGEEFINTNNGGLNQTGNTLDFAIKGEAWFSIETPAGPALTRDGRFTLTEAGDLVTLRGYPVLDAGGAAIQIADGSTPIKVGADGSIHQNGTQVAALGLYEADFSNGFTRTDNSAVIPNTQPEPVVDRFDVGVMQGYVEESNVNPVQEMSQLIMVSRAFENITALMRDSEGSLDEAIKTLGGAK
- the fliI gene encoding flagellar protein export ATPase FliI, yielding MQSEKIRITTSSTSLAALSGLAERYANPEFSIAPGGHVQTISAGHYTVSGLSRHVRLGEFVAHKSTTGIHLGEVVKVEPDLVYVCPIEPGDPIGIHDTVIRKGAFRIAPTESWCGRTINSLCEPIDGGGPLLQGDKRRSISNTAPPSMTRKRVEHGFKTGVRAIDIFSPLCLGQRLGVFAGSGVGKSTLLSMLARADAFDKVVIALVGERGREVREFIEDTLGENLKKSVAVVATSDESPMLRKMAPLTAVTIAEHYRDKGDNVLLIVDSVTRFAHAIREVATASGEPPIARGYPASVFTELPRLLERAGPGPEGTGTITAIISILVDGDNHNDPIADSTRGILDGHIVMDRSLAEEGRYPPINPLASVSRLARKAWTPDQEKLVGRLKSLIHRFEETRDLRLIGGYRAGSDPDLDMAIKQVPVIYDILKQTPGERPAFDAFTDLASALKAAAGMGGAGGAARARG
- a CDS encoding flagellar protein, which encodes MKQQMTDYDADEIVPQRKRKDRVPLIDKALGATGIVLAGLATFFPWYAFLNQEKFSLPTLWQGSSKEIPGHTGQPGLAASPLAMTDPQTRAAVDQLVTATVPATGEDLQPATSQDGPGQPFPAASGFRLMHVANGRALVEDKNGLYIVNVGGVLPDNSRLSTLEQRDGRWVMITSKGDLIQAD
- the flgB gene encoding flagellar basal body rod protein FlgB — encoded protein: MQPIQLFDLASRQAQWLAVRQNVVAGNIANVNTPHYASKDIKSFESTLQTTGIQMAATQRGHFTESPEAAQVTETSMLEDTQVEQSGNSVELEKEMMKTGEIKRDYELNTGLVKAFHRMMLMTVRK
- the flgC gene encoding flagellar basal body rod protein FlgC, producing MDPLVASLKVSASGLEAESTRLRIVSENIANARSTGDAPGTDPYRRKTVSFTAEVDRMSGASSVAIDRLGTDDSDFSVEFDPGNPAADGKGMVKLPNVNVLVEMADMREANRSYEANLQTTRQARDLISATIDLLRASQ
- a CDS encoding flagellar hook-basal body complex protein FliE; translation: MIDAIKTISSAISAVKDLTSTSETSASQSVLGTQGTGTSQSFASVMSSMASDMVTNLKSSEVASIQGIRGQANTREVIDAVMNAEQSLQTAIAIRDKVVTAYLEIARMPI
- the flgG gene encoding flagellar basal-body rod protein FlgG — its product is MKALAIAATGMNAQQLNLEVIANNIANINTTGYKRARAEFSDLLYQTERAQGVPNRANQAIIPEGAMVGLGVQTSAVRNLHIQGSLVSTGNDLDLALVGRGWFQIEMPDGETAYTRAGAFNTNADGQLVTIDGYTVVPGVTVPQNTSEITVSASGQVLARIGNDTIPQQIGQLTIANFVNEAGLEPQGDNLFRETPASGDPVIGTPGDPGFAQIKQKYLEASNVDPVKEITDLISAQRAYEMNSKIIQAADEMAATVSKNLR
- the flgA gene encoding flagellar basal body P-ring formation chaperone FlgA; its protein translation is MTFRRLDQESNVPVAVAHRASRLRRLSVAVAFCGAFLPCGLALAENPMAVIPKETIYPGQVINASSLETVEVTNPNLTGDYAHSVQDVVGKITNRTLLAGRVIIVSALRDPYVVERGKAVRIVYSNGPLTITAGGAPLENAAIGDLIRVRNTDSGIIVQGTVMQDGTIQVVAK